The following proteins come from a genomic window of Chaetodon auriga isolate fChaAug3 chromosome 16, fChaAug3.hap1, whole genome shotgun sequence:
- the eps8l1a gene encoding epidermal growth factor receptor kinase substrate 8-like protein 1a yields the protein MSVPPPVLPRKHSGVRVMIMPGQQPPPGGLNVYTHSGKENGASEESSHTPQLNAEREVEILNHCFDDVERFMARLQQTAEAQSILNQRKKKRSGKGKKKEDQNDDLLTMKACPPSEEEFVDLFQKIKYSLSLLDRLKSSITDPDAPELLHPVFVPLRLMVKSTGGPALGASVVSPAMTSGAVSLLQQHLTEDEKALWTSLGPNWTSPCSHLGVSVPPYSPVFLDGWQPQAYDSAGQPLDDPIELQHKQDAFRESRVTQPLQDQAKQTVEGPGDGTDDVDGNSIPPEGERLYCCSYDFVARNSSELSVLQGETLEVIESSKRWWKCRNRFDQIGFVPSNILEPLSAVSVVRRESKTPISPRTKYFSYAPPSPVGTSPPPISPLRPQSMVLPSTTMHGEDSDRVLIMNDELLERLAGKRSSVRPVVVPCTPDTSVPLNYHSPSAEVEAWLTSKGFSQQTVQSLGILTGAQLFSLNKEELRTVLPDEGSRVYSQIMVQKALLENVRKATELETVMEKQKMKLDLK from the exons ATGTCTGTACCACCTCCGGTGCTCCCGAGAAAGCACTCGGGTGTCCGGGTCATGATAATGCCAGgacagcagcctcctcctggtGGCCTGAACGTCTACACACATTCTGGCAAAG AGAATGGTGCTAGTGAGGAGTCAAGTCATACACCTCAActaaatgcagagagagaagtg GAGATTCTGAACCACTGCTTTGACGACGTGGAGCGATTCATGGCACGCTTGCAGCAGACAGCTGAGGCCCAGAGTATTCTCAAccaaaggaagaagaagagaagtggAAAGGGCAAGAAGAAGGAGGACCAAAACG ATGATCTGCTGACCATGAAAGCTTGCCCTCCATCAGAGGAAGAATTTGTGGACCTCTTTCAGAAAATCAAGTActccctcagtctgttg GACCGTCTCAAGTCATCCATCACAGATCCTGATGCACCAGAGCTGCTCCATCCTGTCTTTGTTCCTCTTAGACTG ATGGTGAAAAGCACTGGAGGACCAGCGTTAGGCGCGTCGGTGGTCAGTCCTGCTATGACCAGTGGTGCAGTTTCACTGCTCCAACAGCATCTGACCGAAGATGAAAAGGCGCTGTGGACTTCATTAGGACCCAACTGGACTTCACCctg CTCACACCTTGGTGTGTCTGTTCCTCCATACTCACCTGTCTTCCTGGATGGGTGGCAGCCTCAGGCCTATGACTCAGCTGGCCAGCCTTTGGACGATCCCATCGAGTTGCAGCACAAACAAGATGCTTTCAGGGAGAGTAGGGTGACACAACCTCTACAGGACCAAGCTAAACAAACAGTGGAGGGCCCTGGTGATGGCACTGATGATGT AGACGGAAATTCGATCCCACCAGAGGGTGAGAGACTGTACTGCTGCAGTTATGACTTTGTGGCTAGGAACAGCAGTGAACTCTCTGTGCTACAAGGAGAAACACTAGAG GTAATTGAGTCATCAAAGCGATGGTGGAAGTGTCGGAATCGCTTTGACCAGATAGGATTTGTTCCTTCTAATATCCTGGagcctctgtctgctgtgagtGTGGTACGCAGAGAGTCAAAG ACGCCCATTTCCCCTCGGACAAAATACTTCTCATATGCTCCACCAAGCCCAGTTGGGACCAGTCCTCCACCTATAAGTCCACTGAGACCACAGAGCATGGTTTTACCGTCTACAACAATGCACGGAGAAGACAGTGACCGAG TCCTGATAATGAATGATGAGCTTCTTGAGCGGCTGGCTGGGAAAAGAAGCTCAGTCCGTCCAGTGGTGGTCCCCTGCACACCTGACACTTCTGTTCCCCTGAACTACCACTCACCTTCTGCCGAGGTGGAGGCCTGGCTCACCAGCAAGGGCTTCAGCCAGCA GACAGTTCAGAGTCTGGGCATTTTAACTGGAGCGCAGCTTTTTTCCCTGAATAAGGAGGAACTCCGCACCGTCTTACCAGATGAGGGTTCAAGGGTTTACAGCCAAATCATGGTGCAGAAGGCCCTTCTCGAG AACGTGCGCAAAGCCACAGAACTGGAAACAGTGATGGAGAAGCAAAAGATGAAACTTGACCTGAAGTGA